From the genome of Cedecea lapagei, one region includes:
- a CDS encoding major outer membrane lipoprotein — translation MNRTKLVLGAVILASTMLAGCSSNAKIDQLSSDVQTLNAKVDQLSNDVNAVRSDVQAAKDDAARANQRLDNQAHSYRK, via the coding sequence ATGAATCGTACTAAACTGGTACTGGGCGCGGTAATCCTGGCTTCTACTATGCTGGCAGGTTGTTCTTCTAACGCTAAAATCGATCAACTGTCTTCTGACGTTCAGACTCTGAACGCTAAAGTTGATCAGCTGAGCAACGACGTGAACGCAGTGCGTTCCGACGTTCAGGCTGCTAAAGACGACGCAGCGCGCGCTAACCAGCGTCTGGACAACCAGGCTCACTCTTACCGTAAGTAA
- the pykF gene encoding pyruvate kinase PykF: MKKTKIVCTIGPKTESEEMLTKMLDAGMNVMRLNFSHGDYEEHGQRIKNLRNVVAKTGKKAAILLDTKGPEIRTIKLEGGNDVALKAGQTFTFTTDKSVVGNSEIVAVTYEGFTNDLSVGNTVLVDDGLIGMEVTAIEGNKVICKVLNNGDLGENKGVNLPGVSIALPALAEKDKQDLIFGCEQGVDFVAASFIRKRSDVVEIREHLKAHGGEKIQIISKIENQEGLNNFDEILEASDGIMVARGDLGVEIPVEEVIFAQKMMIEKCVRARKVVITATQMLDSMIKNPRPTRAEAGDVANAIIDGTDAVMLSGESAKGKYPLEAVTIMATICERTDRVMTSRLDNNNDSRKLRITEAVCRGAVETAEKLEAPLIVVATQGGKSAKAVRKYFPNATILALTTNEVTARQLVLSKGVVTQMVKEIASTDDFYRLGKEVALESGLARKGDIVVMVSGALVPSGTTNTASVHVL; this comes from the coding sequence ATGAAAAAGACTAAAATCGTTTGCACCATCGGTCCAAAAACCGAATCTGAAGAGATGCTGACAAAAATGCTCGACGCGGGCATGAACGTAATGCGTCTGAACTTCTCCCACGGTGACTATGAAGAACACGGTCAGCGCATCAAGAACCTGCGCAATGTCGTCGCTAAAACCGGTAAAAAAGCCGCTATCCTGCTGGACACCAAAGGTCCAGAGATCCGCACCATCAAGCTGGAAGGCGGCAACGACGTTGCGCTGAAAGCGGGCCAGACCTTTACCTTCACCACTGACAAATCCGTGGTCGGTAACAGCGAAATCGTTGCGGTAACCTACGAAGGTTTCACCAACGACCTGTCCGTTGGCAACACCGTGCTGGTAGATGACGGCCTGATCGGCATGGAAGTTACCGCAATCGAAGGTAACAAAGTTATCTGTAAAGTGCTGAACAACGGCGACCTAGGCGAGAACAAAGGCGTTAACCTGCCGGGCGTGTCCATCGCACTGCCGGCGCTGGCTGAGAAAGATAAACAAGACCTGATCTTCGGCTGTGAGCAAGGCGTTGACTTCGTGGCGGCTTCCTTCATCCGTAAACGTTCTGACGTGGTTGAAATTCGTGAGCACCTGAAGGCCCACGGCGGCGAGAAGATCCAGATCATCTCCAAAATCGAAAACCAGGAAGGCCTGAACAACTTCGACGAAATCCTCGAAGCCTCTGACGGCATCATGGTTGCTCGTGGTGACCTGGGCGTTGAGATCCCGGTTGAAGAAGTTATCTTCGCGCAGAAGATGATGATCGAGAAATGCGTTCGCGCACGTAAAGTGGTTATCACCGCGACCCAGATGCTCGACTCCATGATCAAAAACCCACGCCCTACCCGTGCAGAAGCCGGTGACGTTGCTAACGCCATCATCGACGGCACCGACGCCGTTATGCTGTCCGGTGAGTCTGCCAAAGGTAAATACCCGCTGGAAGCTGTGACCATCATGGCAACCATCTGCGAACGTACCGACCGCGTGATGACCAGCCGTCTGGACAACAACAACGACAGCCGCAAACTGCGCATCACCGAAGCCGTTTGCCGTGGCGCTGTTGAAACCGCAGAGAAACTGGAAGCCCCGCTGATCGTAGTGGCTACCCAGGGCGGTAAATCCGCGAAAGCCGTGCGTAAGTACTTCCCGAACGCGACCATCCTGGCGCTGACCACCAACGAAGTGACCGCTCGTCAGCTGGTGCTGAGCAAAGGCGTTGTGACGCAGATGGTGAAAGAGATTGCCTCTACCGACGACTTCTACCGCCTGGGTAAAGAAGTGGCGCTGGAAAGCGGCCTGGCCCGCAAAGGCGACATCGTAGTGATGGTTTCTGGTGCTCTGGTACCAAGCGGCACCACCAACACCGCCTCGGTGCATGTTCTGTAA
- a CDS encoding RidA family protein, producing MSDREIIMPPSMQELAKRAGYAPAVVVGNTVYCAGQVGRTPDLQVIADPKSQFIACWENLRLVLEEAGCSFGDVVEMTTYHVDMKEHMDVFREVKDEVFPRGHCAWTCIGVAELARPGLLVEVKCIAVRRTS from the coding sequence GTGTCAGACAGAGAAATCATTATGCCGCCGTCAATGCAGGAGCTTGCTAAACGGGCAGGATATGCCCCGGCCGTGGTGGTAGGGAATACGGTTTATTGCGCCGGGCAGGTGGGGCGCACGCCAGATTTACAGGTCATTGCCGACCCAAAATCGCAGTTTATTGCCTGTTGGGAAAACTTGCGTCTCGTGCTGGAAGAGGCCGGCTGCAGTTTCGGGGATGTTGTGGAGATGACCACGTACCACGTCGATATGAAAGAGCATATGGATGTTTTTCGTGAAGTGAAAGATGAGGTTTTCCCTCGTGGTCACTGCGCGTGGACCTGCATCGGCGTAGCTGAGTTGGCACGCCCGGGCCTGCTGGTAGAAGTGAAATGTATTGCGGTAAGAAGAACATCCTGA
- the ldtE gene encoding L,D-transpeptidase LdtE — protein sequence MKYASLLTLAVIGALSAIQPALALDYPLPPEGSRLIGQNQTYTVQEGDRNLQAIARRFDTGAMLLLEANNTIAPVPRPGTVLTIPSQLLLPDVPREGIVVNLAELRLYYFPPGQNIVQVYPIGIGLQGLETPLMTTKIGQKIPNPTWTPTAGIRQRSLEKGIKLPPVVPAGPNNPLGRFAMRLAYGNGEYLIHGTSAPDSVGLRVSSGCIRMNAPDIKALFEQTRPGTPVRVINDPVKFSVEPNGVRYVEVHRPLSQDEQQNTQTMPYVLPVGFSEFRSGNGVEKALVEKALYRRAGYPVVVSAGQTPAATAAVQSAQNGVVNAEGATSVTH from the coding sequence ATGAAATACGCGTCTTTACTCACACTGGCTGTTATCGGCGCGCTTAGCGCTATTCAGCCCGCTTTAGCCCTCGATTATCCCTTACCGCCGGAAGGCAGCCGCCTGATTGGGCAAAACCAGACTTATACCGTCCAGGAAGGGGATCGTAACCTGCAGGCGATTGCCCGGCGTTTTGATACCGGCGCGATGCTGCTTCTGGAGGCGAATAACACCATCGCTCCGGTGCCGAGGCCTGGAACGGTACTGACCATTCCCAGCCAGCTACTGCTGCCCGATGTCCCGCGCGAAGGCATCGTGGTGAATCTGGCTGAATTACGGCTCTACTACTTCCCGCCGGGCCAGAATATTGTCCAGGTCTATCCGATTGGCATTGGCCTGCAGGGGCTGGAAACGCCGCTGATGACGACGAAGATCGGGCAAAAGATCCCTAATCCAACCTGGACACCGACAGCGGGGATCCGCCAGCGTTCGCTGGAGAAGGGGATCAAGCTGCCGCCCGTCGTGCCTGCAGGGCCAAATAACCCGCTGGGGCGCTTTGCCATGCGCCTGGCCTATGGCAACGGGGAGTACCTGATTCACGGCACCAGCGCCCCGGACAGCGTGGGGCTACGCGTTAGCTCCGGCTGCATCAGAATGAACGCGCCGGACATCAAGGCGCTGTTCGAGCAAACAAGGCCAGGAACGCCGGTGCGTGTGATTAACGACCCGGTTAAATTCTCCGTTGAGCCCAACGGCGTGCGCTATGTAGAAGTTCACCGGCCGCTCTCTCAGGATGAGCAGCAGAACACGCAAACCATGCCGTATGTGCTGCCGGTCGGGTTTAGCGAGTTCAGGAGCGGCAACGGCGTGGAGAAAGCCTTGGTTGAGAAAGCTCTGTACCGACGTGCAGGGTATCCGGTGGTGGTGTCTGCCGGGCAAACGCCAGCGGCAACTGCTGCGGTGCAGTCAGCTCAGAATGGTGTAGTGAATGCAGAAGGGGCGACGAGCGTCACGCATTAG